A single Dermacentor variabilis isolate Ectoservices chromosome 9, ASM5094787v1, whole genome shotgun sequence DNA region contains:
- the sqh gene encoding myosin regulatory light chain sqh, with protein sequence MSSRKTKGRGPTKKRAQRATSNVFAMFDQAQIQEFKEAFNMIDQNRDGFIDKEDLHDMLASLGKDPADPYLDSMMNEAPGPINFTMFLTLFGERLQGTDPEDVIKNAFACFDEENVGRIHEERLRELLTSMGDRFTDEDVDEMFREAPIDKNGMFNYLEFTRILKHGAKENDDQ encoded by the exons ATGTCGAGTCGCAAGACCAAAGGCAGGGGCCCCACGAAGAAGCGGGCTCAGCGAGCCACGTCGAATGTGTTCGCGATGTTCGATCAAGCTCAAATCCAGGAGTTCAAAGAAGCGTTTAACATGATCGACCAGAACAGAGACGGCTTCATCGACAAGGAGGATCTGCACGACATGTTGGCCTCGCTGG GCAAGGACCCAGCGGAtccgtacttggacagcatgatGAATGAGGCTCCGGGACCAATTAATTTCACAATGTTCCTGACCCTCTTCGGGGAGCGGCTGCAGGGCACGGACCCCGAGGACGTGATCAAGAATGCTTTCGCTTGCTTCGACGAAGAGAATGTCGGCCGCATACACGAGGAACGGCTTCGCGAGCTCCTGACGAGCATGGGAGACCGTTTCACTGACGAGGAT GTTGACGAAATGTTCCGTGAAGCACCTATAGACAAGAACGGAATGTTCAATTATTTGGAATTCACACGCATCTTGAAACATGGTGCCAAAGAGAATGATGATCAGTGA